The Arachis ipaensis cultivar K30076 chromosome B03, Araip1.1, whole genome shotgun sequence region TCTTAAGCcttatatataattattcattCATTCCAAGTTTATTAAATTTCTACCTTGCTTGTTCTCGGGTTTAACTCCTCTATAAAGTAACCATGGAGAATCTGAGATTTCAGATAAAGGCTCGCCAGTATCGATCACCTTTATTTTATGGCTTTCTTGTAGTTGGTATGTTCTGCTAAACACTTGTAAGATTAATGGATTATCACACGAGTGGTGTAAGCTTTTTAATTTGTATCGTTGTACTTTATGAGTAACTTAAAGTTTTGCTAAATGTTCTTCATTAGTAATCTAGTAACTAAGTGCTCTATATATTCTTCGATCAAACTTTTGGATTCACACCTTGCAAAAGTTACTAGTACTGAAGGAATCATATGTTTACAAGTTAAGATATATAAGAAAGGTATAAAATTCACACAACTTTTTATGATATGAAGGAATCAGACCATTTAACTTTCAACACTTCAGTAATGATTAGTTTACATTTGTTGCAGCTACTCTACGATTATGTTGAGTGCTAGTTGTGATAAAGATAAATGTGGCAATATTAACGTATACTAATTTAGATGATGTAAAGATAATCATGTTCCAACTTCCAATTAACACCCTTGCGCTCAATGCTTTTATCGTACATTTATCATTTGCTAAGCAAGACTCTACATAATTAATGCCAATACACTTGAGTACAAATTGTCAAATAAATTTACAAATATGCCTTTGAAAGCAGATTTGTTAACTCGAATAATGAATCCCATAAAGCATATGGTAAATCCAACATGGATGAGGTTGCTGAGCTTCCAGTGTCAACAAGTTTGAACCATTGGCTTCCAGGGTCACAAGTATGATCTGTGCTCAAGCATTTGCAAGCATTGGTCACAATATTATTGTTGGAATCTATATCCAAACAAACCTTAGAACCATCGGTGAGGTTAGAGGAGAGGTGCAACTTTGAGTCTGAGATCATTTCCCATTTAGAGTTAGAAGCAGAGCAAATTATGCTAAGTTTTGCAGGATTTCCTTCTTGATCCGCTTGTAAGCAATAGTAAGTTCCCATTACGTTTAGTATCTTTTGAGGCGTATACTTCCAACCATCAGAGTTAGAACAAGGGCCCAACCTCAATGGGTCTTGTATTGACTTCCTTGTCACACAAAGCCCCGTCAAAGGATGGTAAATCACTTTGTATGGATTACCTTGTGTTATGCCTGGTCCTACATAAAAAACAAGACGTAAATTAAACACCTAAACACACTTCAATGGGCCAAATCAGTGGGCTTTTGCTTACCTCGGAAGGGAAGTTGTAGGGAAGAGATCCTTTGCAAGAACGTAGTATTTCTAACATTGGCCCAGTCCCAAGTAAGAAGCCCATAAAACTCTTCCATTCCAGCAACGCCTTGTCTAAAATAATAACTGCCAACAAGAGTCCAATAGGCCCAATCGAAGTCCAGGTCAGCCGCAAGAGCCATGAAGCAGGTGATGTACCTATTATCATTAAGATTGGTACCTCTCATGTCCAACCCAAACTCGCTGAAAAACAAGGGCCATCCTTGGTCCAGCAAGAAAGCAGAATTGGTGATGACGTTTGCGGACACTTGTCCACACACTTGGTTGGGGTTCCCTTGAACCCAAGCTTGACCATCCGTGAAGGCATACCAGTGCGCCTCAAAAACTAGTTTCCCCTTAAAAGACACTTGCACTGCTCTATTCCTAACGAACGATAAGTCCTTGTCAAAACTTAAGCCAGACAAGATTACAATCACATTTGGGTTCGCTGCATGAACCGCTTCCGCTCCTTTCACCATATACCTTCATGTTCATAAACAACGCAAGGACAATAACGTAAATTCCAAATCtcaaaaccctaagagagagttATTTAGAGATATCATACTTGTACCAATCGTTGACATTCTGTCTAGGGCCACGAAGCTCGTTTCTTAAGCTCATGCCTACAACGTTGGTGACTCCGTTGAAAATAGTGGCCATCTTGGTGAGGCCTTGGATCCAGAGGTCTGGGTTGAAATATTTATCGCCGAAGAAGCCATTGCCATCGTTGTTATTGCAGCACCAACCTGGTTCGGTTATGTGGTTGTCCAAGATCACCATCACATCGTTGTCCCCGAGACTTTTCACCACTGCCTGATTTGCAATACATTGTTATTCTTTCAAAACACTAAATGCATCTATTCAATTTCAATAATTTGAGTTACACATAAATGACACACTATGTTTTGATTTTGATACTAACAAACTTCTAcacttcattaaaaaaattaagtgTAAGTCAAAAATAGGCGAAAAACCATCTTAAGAAACACAcgtaatatttaaatttaaatgataagaaataaaaaaatgaaatggcCTGCCACTAAAAGAATCATGTATTTAATATGTTAGGTGGTTGAGAGAGATGTCCAACTAATTAAGCTCTTAAACTATGTTACAACACAGTTGAATATAAGCAGGGAGTATAAttgttgatatataatatgtttttATTAGTGGCCACTTGCCACAAAGGAAATTTAATTTATAGTCAATATCGCTATCACATAAGCATCACGCATGTCAGCATGTATTTGtagcaataaataaataatagaaaagcaTCATGTGGGAACAAATTAAGGAATATTATAATGGGTTAGAGACCTGAAAAGCTTGGATGAGATTGAGATCGATGATGGAGGGGTTATTGGCTTGGATGCCAGCAACGGAATCAGTTAGGCCAAGGCTCTGAAATGATTGTCTAACGGTTAGAGAAGCGAGGGAGTCATTGGTGACCAACAGAATGGGCCAAGTGAGCCTCACACAGTTGAAGCCCATGGACTTTATACCCTTCGAGATCACATCCACTGGCTTCTTGCTGAGCCCCTCCGCCACCACGGGTTCTAGATGGGACACCCAATTGACGCACGCAAGCTTCACCCTCTTCCCTTGTTGGTTTACTATCCACCGTGAATTCGTGCTTAGTGGAACCTCCTCCGTCAGAGCCTTCACCACTTGGAGTGTCAATAACAACACTAAAAAGGTGGAGCATCTTCTCCtttccatttcttctttcttttctttgagggaAAATAAAGGACGGATATGCTTCACATCTATTTATTATGGCTTGGATGACTCATAAAACACGCACCATTTCTTTATTGAACTTTATCCTATCATTATTTTCTTACTAGAAAAATACGAAACTTATTAAGCTACACAATAGAAAAAAACTCATTACAATCATCTATAAGTTTGGTAGGTTTTAAATCCcgaatcttttcttttaattaaacaaattaattaaagCCGCACACCGTATATTTGATAAGATGCCGTTCACTACTTACTCTAGCAAGTGCTGCATGGTTTTTCTTAATATTGTTATGGCGTAAAAGCAACAGTTTCTCAAATAGATTAATTATTGATTACCGATGTTTGCCgtcaaagaaaatatatatagttGGGCTAATAAGCTGAAGTGTTTAAGAAAAGAGCTAAGTGTAGTATGTCATGTTAGAACTTCACAGAACGTATCGTGACTCCATCCAGTTAAAGCTTAATAATATGAGACGCAACCTATATATAATTTGTTAAAGAAAAAAGACCTGCATCAACATGGCATCCGTCTCAGAGAATGCCAATATAGTAGTTTGCATCTTATACTCTTAATTGTTTGCTTCAAGAGAAGGATAAAGATCAGTGGGTTGTTGCTTTTTATTTTGGAGCATATATAGACGACTATATATTGCTTCTACTACAACGTTCCTTTTCGTCTTgtattctttctttcttacttgatTTCTACATGCATCCATCATCCGTGTATTTGCTTCTCTGCTGATCTCTCATTTCTCTCTGaccttttttaaaagaaaagaatacacctttatttttattttgtttcctaCAGGGGCTTATGCTTTAAATTAACTTCTTTATTCACAATCATCGAGTACAGGAGTATACTTATTCATGTGGCCGTTGTCTTTCATGGTTATtaaagtgcaaatatatatacCCTTTTTTTTATTAGGTTGAGAATGTAGTCTGAGGTGGATATATCATGCTAAAAATTCATGAAATGCAActaatcaaataaaattaaatcaaataatacagaTTTAGTTTCTGATTCTCTACGGGCTAcatcaaccaaaatcacaaacaagaaaagaaagctAAAACAAACACTATTATACATACGTCAAAATAAATCTAGATGAACCAAGTCTTTTTCTCACGACACACAAATCAAACTTCATATATACAAGGCGGCAACCCACTCTCTCTATAAACAAGTATGATTAAGTTGGAACATTAGTTCGAAATCGTGAACGTAGTTTTGTGTACAAGGCTAACTACATATCCATCAAGGTCCCCTGCATATACTCTGCCACGTTAGTTAACTTTTTTTGACTTATTCAATGCCATCAATAGAAAGCTAAGtttatgaatgatatatgagCTAACCTTGTTCTAGCAATGTATGCATGTGCCACAGAAACAAGGGTTTGAGCCAAGTTAACTAGTAAAGCTTTATTCTAGTATCGATTGTGCTCCTGCAAATGGGGCAGAATTCAAGATTCTCTCCACAGTTACAACAAGTCTGTCATGTGAGACTTACCTGATGCCCACAACCAAAGGCCATATCCTTCCCATTAGTAAGACAAATTGGACAAAGCTGCAATTCACCATTAGATcatgaatcatgatgatcaaATCACGAAAATATGCTAGTCAAGTTGAATCTGAGGTTGAATAGAATGATGTTAATACCTTATGATCATATAAGCCACCCGGTGATGATTCTGCACTGGTACTAACTGCATTATCATAGCCAGTATGCGAAGGAGTACTCTGCTGAAAACTATTACTGCGAAAAGATATGTTGTTGCTGCTGGAAGCCCTGTCATATTGAGGTGGAGGTAAAGCAACCCTGTCCGGTGAATATCCCCTCCGAGCACTAATTTCATCAATTAAAACAACACAAGATTCAGGGAAACATGTACGTACACATATCAAACTAAGACTATGAGGAGTAGTGGTACCATATTTTCATACCCCAATATGCCATGGTCTATGGTTGCCTTATATTGAGAAGGTATCTCCATCAGAGCTGATAGAGCAAACTCTGTCTCTTTCCTTTCTGAATCTACATTCTTTGACATTATTTCAGTAAAATTCACAAACTGGCAGGACATAAAACACATGTCATTATAGTTATGAACATATGAAATTTGGGAAGTGAGTAAGGTTAAGGCTAAGTCTAAGTGAATTACCGGATCCGCACTCCTCGACATTATTTCGGTAAAATTCACAAACTGCATTCAGGCTCCACAAGTTAGAATATCATAATTCAGTATTACTGCAAGATATGGCAAGTCAAGATAACTGAATGAATTATTACACCAAACCTGAAAATTGTCGAATGATCTAGTAGGGATGTTATCATCAAATTCCCTCATCATATCCCATGGTCCATCTCCAACTCCCACCAAAACTATTGACAGTGGATACTCACTGCAATTTGTGAAAAATATAAGAATGGAGAATGGGAATTACAGAAGAGAGAAAGCAAAAATAATCACCTGGCTTTTACAATTGCATCAATTGTCTTCTGTTCCTGTGGACTTAACTGGCCACGCTCTGTGTCAACGCTTCTGGTCACCTGTGCCAACATTTTGAGTATCATCGATGCAAATTGGAGTTTATGCTTAACATTCATAACAAAAAATTAGCAATGGAagcacatacatacatacatatgtaTGAAAGATACCTACCTGTCCATCAGCAATTATTAGCAAGACATGATATTGGCCACCACTTTGCTCAACAATAGTCATTGCCATCTCAATAATAGGTGCAAAAGAAGTGGGTCCTGTCACATAGTTAAATGCAATGAGTTATACATACTACTTGGCCTGATTCAAAAATGCTATCTAAGAACTATGATAACTGGTGAGGGCAACACCTGCTAGTTTGAGACGAGGAACAATTTCTCTGTATTTTGACAAAACTTCCTCAAATCCATTGCAGAATCTATCATCTGGGTAGAAACTGAAGACATCTTGATCATGTGTTGATGCTGACAATGGGAGAGAAACACAGGAAAGAAAATCAAGATTGCAATTTGGAAATGCAAGCAATGGGAAAAACATGAAGATCTATCTGTAAATCTGGGTGGCATTACCATCTCCGAATCCAAAACATGGAATCAAGTTATCCTCGTCAAAGGCAGATAGAGTTGTCCCAATAATGGAGATCGCCTGTTCATAAGGATTATGGCCATTTCCGAGGTGATGTAAACTTTTTCGGTTGAATGATCTCTTTCCTGATTTTCAAAGTTAATGGTATAAATTTAGTACCACAAATTACTACAAGAGATTCAATGATCAAGAAGTGAATAGGATATAAAACCTGTCCACTCATTGCTTTTTGTGAAATCAATGCCGACAATGAGATTAGAAGATTCTAGGCCAGCTTGTGAAAGAGCAGCAGTAACCTGTGTGCAATATACATTCAGAATGGTTTTCTTTGTTGAGTCAAATAGATCAGCCCAAAGAATAGTTGATACTGATAGATCTATAATAATATTTGTTATGAATATGTAAATTAATATATTGAAATTTGAGGGGAAAAGCGATAGAAATTCAGCAGTTAGTTTCATCCATATAATTTATGAAAAACCAACCTTAGCTTGTTACAAGCTACTGTCTATAGCTTGAATTTTTTGGTCATGCGAGGTCTCCCAAGTGTTATCTTTTAACCTTTTAGTGCTAACATCACAAATCTTACAAAGAAGGAAGTAGAACAGGTTTCactttatttgaaaaagattttaaccTGGGTCCagaatattttcaaaatattttaaggGAATTAACTATTTTTCAATTAACTTTTTGAAATTCTCTTTTTATCCTAAATtttaaaccctaaatcttaaattctaaatttaaaattctaaatcttaaattcaaaatttaaaattgtccaaaaaataaagattaaaaatataattttacaataaaaaagTTAACTAATGTTATTAATTAAAAGTAATTCTTTGTACTTATTAAAAAGTAACATTGAAAATATGTTTACTTTACATGATTTTCAAAATAGAGAATCAACACACAAATCAAACAGACCCATGaaatcttgtttttcttttttcttttgtgttATTAACAATGAAGATTTTCTCCTTTTAATATTTTATGCATGCAAACCcataaaaccaaataaacaaGCACTTGTGAattaattaaaactaaataaatgtAATTAATGAAAGGTATTTAATTACTATTTAGGCACCACCAACATGGGAGATGGTATCAATATAAAACAGTTTTACacatacattaaaattaaactcttataaattaattttctatacttattcttttaaaaattcagtACTTTAACAAGATTCCATGATCCATTAGACGATGGCATTGATACTAGCATTCAAAAAATGATTAAACACACAATTATATATACGAAATCATGAATGAATAATCTGACCTCGTCGAGTGAACGGTAATTATCAGCAATCTTGGAATATCTCCTATCCAACCTCCTTTTCGGCTGTTGATAGTCGTAATACGGAGCGGCGGGTGGCCGGTGTTGAATTGACGGTTGATATGCATACGGTGGCGGTTGCGAGTATCCATAATTGTCCCAAGATGAAGATGAAGCACCACCAGAACCGTACGATGGCACATGCCTCCTATCACCGCCAGATTCTCTTGAACTCTTACCTCCCATAATTGACTCCTTCAGAATCAAACCAAGGAAACACAATATCACAACCAACGCTGTCCAAGTCTCCGCCTACAAATTCCAAAATCATATGTATCTTGAGCTATAATACAATTCACTACTGCAAATGTAAAAGAACGGTTATCACTTCATTCATACCTCTAGATGCATTGCGGATGAATTGTGATGAAATTAACAACTACCGATGTCTCACGCTAATCGCGTAGATTAGACTTGCTTTTGTTTTCTCCTTGTTCAACTAATTAATAGATCGATCTATCGAGAGAAGATGTAGAAATTGGAAGGAAACTAAGCTAGAGCAAGGTCAAGTCAAGTACAACAAACTTTTCAGCCATTTCCTCCTAATCAAACATATATtccaatttatttatattttttatatagacACTAAAATATAGGAAGGTCTTTCAAACTATCAACAATCCCAAGCAATATTTTGATAGAAAACAACAATGATTGACTTACAAACTGGCACGCAaagttaatttattaaaaaagaagCGGAAAATACGAAGTATATTTCATGGATCCTTCCCAGTATTGCAGGTGAAAAGGAAATGTAGAAAGACTTATACTTTGTCTAAGTTGACCAGTACATTTTCCAGGATGTGTGACACCCAAGAAAGTGACCCATCTCCGGAAACGCCACCTATTGGCTAATATGATTCTACTATACACACTATAGACTATACAATGTCTCggtcaatttttttattctttcctTGTTCTTCAACCGCTGTTTGTTTACTTGTTTTATTTAAAGGGACCACACGGTAAAACATCTAGAAAATATAATGAGTAGGTTTCTTTTATGTTATTTCAACACACATGGCATGACAAACATCATTAGAAAACAATATTTGGTCTTATCTAAGTAGATACTATTTACAATCGACTAATTTTTCTATTTCCCATGACCTAATTTAAAAACGTTCATCGTTAATAAAGAGACATCCTAGCATTCTTCCAGGCTCAAACTCAATACTTCTCTATTGAAGTCCTTAGTTATATCTTTACTTTGCCATTTAGACAGTCTCGGTTTAAAAAGAAAAGGATGCACTAAATACATATAGTATATACAGacaaaattgcagaaaataattTAGTAATGGATAAAATAATGGTGCGTGCCATCAACCTGCACCAGTAGCTTGTAGTGTCTAAATGCTACAATACACAGATAGAAGCTCAAAAAAATGCGGTATAGTACTCTTGCACCTTGAAGCTCCTCACTCTCACAGTAAATGGGGAGCGTTTTAATTTGAACACGAGACATTGATATCTTCGCAGTCATTGCTTTCAACCATATTGGCAGAATCTGGTAACAAACTTTTCAATCACCGAAAATTTTTGTAATAgatttctgctttgccaaccaagtcTTGCGGTAACTTACAGTGTAGTTGAACTTGGATTGAACTTCTGTAATAATAGACTTCACCTTTATCAATGGGTCTGCTTCGACTAACAGCCTAATAGCCTCTGCAATTGTGTCTGAGTTTAATTtggcatgatcttgtgaaatcgtGCTCATTGTGCACGTGTGTTTGCCATTGTATCTTCTGATCTCCCAACAAGTTTTCTTTCGAATCAAGCTAGTTTGGATAAGCCAATCGCACCCTGCACCATAATctttgcattttgcatagaatgTCTGCAGCTCAGACTCATACATAGgtaatcaactcctctagagatagtgtagcttttgattgcaAATATTACCGAATCTCTCGAACCAAACTCCATTTCAACACTAAATTCACCATCTTCTACTGCAGTGTTGCCTTCACCTACGACATGCGCACCACCATCAGTCAAACAAGGCAAATAAAATAAACACTATGGGTAACTTAAATTAATAACCATAACATACTTATGTTCGCATATTTAGGAAATTCCGAGGCATGCATGGCTTCGAGATCTAGAGTCCACATAAAAGACGGAACACCAAACGGATGCTGGCTTACAATGGCATCCGCTTCATTTTGCACTGCCGGATTGCCTGCCAAGTCTCCCTCATCGTTTTCGTCATCGACTTCATAGTTGGCTTCGAACTCATCGAGCTCATCAACATTGACCTCCTCGCCAACCACGCCCAACCCCGACTGCTTTTCGAACTCAACGTACAGCTCTATCATCGGCACGTGAAATTGAATTTGTTGATAAATACATAATATCTGCTGCATACTGGCATCGTCAATGATTAgcattatttgaaactgtatcaGTCCACCAAATACTTGTACAAGATTTTTGTATAAAATGTTGCTCACCTTTTTTGAAATGTGGCTTTGAATGTTGTTACAAAGCCCATTTTGcaactctacaaaactcatggTACATGTAATAGCAAATGACAacggacattcacaaacaaaagtcactcCTTCATGTGTGTTTAGTATAACCTCACCGTTATAATACACTCGCAAATTTGCAATATTTTCCATAACTTCAACCTCACCTAATCCGACTTTTTAGACACACCTAACTTCCGAAAAAACTAAGAACTACGACATATGTGCAAGAAAGTAGAATAGGATGAGTAAAAGTGGAGTGAGGTAAGTTGAATGAGTCTTGTTTCGTATTTATAGGCAAGACTCTTgattaaagtatattttttaaaataaaacgcAACCTGTGTTTTTAgttttccaaaaaaaattttgaCCATTCATAAAACGcaatctgcattttgcatcttttaaAGAAAAAACTGACACAAAAAATAAAACGCAGGCTATGTTtggattaaaacaaaataaaaaaaaattgaaaatcttGCAAAAAAACAAAACATAGACTGCGTTTGTTTTGTTtcctgaataaaaaaataaaaaagagtaaaACCTAAGTTACATTTTGGACTGAGACCATAACAGTAAAAATTTTGTCTATATCTATTTCATTNNNNNNNNNNNNNNNNNNNNNNNNNNNNNNNNNNNNNNNNNNNNNNNNNNNNNNNNNNNNNNNNNNNNNNNNNNNNNNNNNNNNNNNNNNNNNNNNNNNNNNNNNNNNNNNNNNNNNNNNNNNNNNNNNNNNNNNNNNNNNNNNNNNNNNNNNNNNNNNNTGAGACTGACGAATTTACGTTAGGTATGATGGATGATCTTTATCACGAAACATCCATAATTGTGTATGCATATGCATTTTCATATTTTATGTTGTCGACTTGTCCTTTTATTCCCTAAGATTAGGTAACAATTACGTGGGTAACTGGGTTAAGAAAACAAGCACTCAGTCACATGAATTGTTTTTACCTCTTCAAATGCATTTGAATATTGCTttaggagaaaaaaaagaagaaataataaAGATTAAGAATCTCCTTAGACGTAAAAACAAGTACagaaataactaatttttttttgaagtaaAGCGAGTTCAATACAACAGAGTGGAGCAATAAAAGtagttaaaattaactaattttttattttaaaaacgacaaattcttataattttgtactgtttaagaataaaaacaaaatatccATGTCTATTTCTTTATCTCCAATTCTCCATATTTCTAGTTGAGAGACAATCCTAACACAACCTACCTGTCGCTTTCTTCTTCCCACTTTTCGCTCACATTCAATTTGACCCGTATGGCATCTTAAGCTCTTGGAATTTGGATCTCAGCTCTTGCAATTTGGATCTCCAGGACAATTAATAAAAAAGTGATTGTTACAGCATCTAAAAATATTTGCCTaacttattaaaaaattaaaaattaatatttaattttaaaaatataacaataaataattattaaatatttaaaattaattaaaaaaattaaattagacaaaagttaaatactaaattataagTATCATAAAAGGTGAATGGCATAATTGTGATAATAAATAACACATCTTTCACATATGTCGCCGCACAATTGAACCATGAGTGAAATATATTACATCAGAAAATCTCGAAAGAATACAAATCCTCGAAAAGTCTAATAAAGTCTAATATATACCTAATTACCTATAACCATCCCATCGCATAACTAGCACTTATATACTTGGTGTTAAATGGTAACTCAAATTGACATTTGTACCCGGTGCAAGACACAAAAGCTTGACAGTGTTGTTGACCGTTAACTTTGCCCAATATCTTCCATTTGAAGGTTGGTAAACGACATATCCCGTACCAGTCAAAATGAGGGCATTGTCTTCCATCAAAAGTGGACAGAATGGGGTAATGTATAATGTGTTTATTGGGCAAACAAGACTGCAAATCTAGACTCTTCGGTTCGTGTAATGTAATGAAAATGTATGTgcaaattactcaaatgaaaggATTGTACAGGACAACCAAGATGGTACTAAACACCACCGTTGCTGCATTGCGTGTGTGGGAACCTGTTGCTATAAGCTACGAATTTATGGCATAAACTTGAAGAAATCAACATAaatacaccaaaaaaaaaaaaaagaaaaagattgaaagaaaagaaaataaatgaagatcATAAAAAGATCCAACTATAAGAGGGGTTCTGAGAGCTCCATTTCGTTAGAAGCCTCCTGTTGCGTTTCAGGCCGACGCTGAACTCCTACAAAGTCCATGCCAAGCCACTGCCATGGCCAGCATACATATCTAGGCCTGTTTTGTCCCCTTGAATCTTCCCGGTTCTCAAACTCTTCGAGCTGATGAGTAAGCTCCTCCACTCTGTCCCTTAGTCTAGATGCCCTCAAGTCTGCCAACTTGAGAGATTTCTCAGCCGCATCTCTTGCAGCCATGGCAGCAGCTGCAGTCTCTTCTTTGAATTTTAGTTTCTTCTCTGACTCTAAC contains the following coding sequences:
- the LOC107631704 gene encoding uncharacterized protein LOC107631704; its protein translation is MERRRCSTFLVLLLTLQVVKALTEEVPLSTNSRWIVNQQGKRVKLACVNWVSHLEPVVAEGLSKKPVDVISKGIKSMGFNCVRLTWPILLVTNDSLASLTVRQSFQSLGLTDSVAGIQANNPSIIDLNLIQAFQAVVKSLGDNDVMVILDNHITEPGWCCNNNDGNGFFGDKYFNPDLWIQGLTKMATIFNGVTNVVGMSLRNELRGPRQNVNDWYKYMVKGAEAVHAANPNVIVILSGLSFDKDLSFVRNRAVQVSFKGKLVFEAHWYAFTDGQAWVQGNPNQVCGQVSANVITNSAFLLDQGWPLFFSEFGLDMRGTNLNDNRYITCFMALAADLDFDWAYWTLVGSYYFRQGVAGMEEFYGLLTWDWANVRNTTFLQRISSLQLPFRGPGITQGNPYKVIYHPLTGLCVTRKSIQDPLRLGPCSNSDGWKYTPQKILNVMGTYYCLQADQEGNPAKLSIICSASNSKWEMISDSKLHLSSNLTDGSKVCLDIDSNNNIVTNACKCLSTDHTCDPGSQWFKLVDTGSSATSSMLDLPYALWDSLFELTNLLSKAYL
- the LOC107631705 gene encoding E3 ubiquitin-protein ligase RGLG5 gives rise to the protein MHLEAETWTALVVILCFLGLILKESIMGGKSSRESGGDRRHVPSYGSGGASSSSWDNYGYSQPPPYAYQPSIQHRPPAAPYYDYQQPKRRLDRRYSKIADNYRSLDEVTAALSQAGLESSNLIVGIDFTKSNEWTGKRSFNRKSLHHLGNGHNPYEQAISIIGTTLSAFDEDNLIPCFGFGDASTHDQDVFSFYPDDRFCNGFEEVLSKYREIVPRLKLAGPTSFAPIIEMAMTIVEQSGGQYHVLLIIADGQVTRSVDTERGQLSPQEQKTIDAIVKASEYPLSIVLVGVGDGPWDMMREFDDNIPTRSFDNFQFVNFTEIMSKNVDSERKETEFALSALMEIPSQYKATIDHGILGARRGYSPDRVALPPPQYDRASSSNNISFRSNSFQQSTPSHTGYDNAVSTSAESSPGGLYDHKLCPICLTNGKDMAFGCGHQEHNRY